The Herminiimonas arsenitoxidans sequence GCACTGGTAGGCAAGCGCGTTGCAGAAAAAGCACTGAAAGCAGGAATCGCCGAAGTTGCGTTCGATCGCTCCGGTTTCCGTTATCACGGCCGCGTCAAAGCAGTTGCTGAAGCTGCGCGTGAAGCTGGTCTGAAGTTCTAAGGAAGAATCGTCATGGCAAAAATGCAATCCAAAATGCAAAGCGATAAGCCGGATGATGGCATGCGCGAAAAAATGATCGCGGTCAACCGTGTGACCAAAGTGGTCAAGGGTGGTCGTATCATGGGTTTCGCAGCATTGGCTGTAGTCGGTGATGGCGATGGCCGCATCGGTATGGGCAAAGGCAAATCGAAAGAAGTGCCGGTCGCAGTGCAAAAAGCAATGGAAGAAGCGCGCCGCAAAATGATCAAAGTCACGTTGAAAAACGGTACTTTGCAACACATGGTAACCGGCAAGCACGGCGCGTCAT is a genomic window containing:
- the rpsE gene encoding 30S ribosomal protein S5 gives rise to the protein MAKMQSKMQSDKPDDGMREKMIAVNRVTKVVKGGRIMGFAALAVVGDGDGRIGMGKGKSKEVPVAVQKAMEEARRKMIKVTLKNGTLQHMVTGKHGASSVLMLPAKDGTGVIAGGPMRAIFEVMGVTNVVAKSTGSTNPYNMVRATLDGLAKMNTASEIAAKRGKSVEEILG